CGTTCAGTTCCATGAAATCCTGGGCCTCGAAGAAAATTCCTCGTTCTTTGACCACCTAGGTACTTAAAGGTTTCAAAAAACTCACAGACTTCATGATCCCAATTGAAATCTGACGCTTTGCTTGAGTCAATCATGGCAAATGATGTCGTGTCATTAAGATACTTGTAAAACAGGCATTCCTCGggaatctttccttctttgatTAGCTTATTTAGTTTCTCGGCCAATGGATGAGCTCTCTCTACGCATCTGTGGAGCccaataaaacaaaaatcagtTGAATAAAATTTTACCTTTGGAAATTGCAACCCTTTGGATGAAGATGCATTCATCTAATGCGGCCGTAAGAAAAGCACCAAAGTTCATTGGTAAATCTTACACAGTGCAGGATATCAGATCATCAGCTGTAAGATCCTCCGTGTCGTCTTCGTCATTCGAGGTAGGGACGTCGCTTTTGTCGCTTTCGGACTCAACAGACCCGCATTCTATTTTTTCTTCACCGCAGTCTCCTTCTTCCAAGTCAGCTGGGAATGCCGTAGCTGATGGACTACCGATATCAAAGTCATCGCTTTCACTGTAAATGAAAAACACTAGATCGACTAGGTCCTCCAAATTTATTGTAAGTAGTTCCTTAGTCAATCTATCCTAGTGGTCATCTGCTACGTCGTGAAACTAATTTGTTACGATTGATCAAGTCGTTAATCTTCATGATCAATTAACTTATCTCGTAGCACTATATAAAAGAACACACACTGAACTCTTTACGACATCAGGTAAATTGATGTTTATTAACTGTTATTTCCTAGACATTTTTACATCTAATTTAATATTACCCGATGTAATAGACCGTAATAGGTCGTCTAACAAAAATAAGAAACTGTCAAAGTCTTATTCGCTCTTGTGTAGCAATAACCAATCACATCcagaaaataaacaaacgaCTGTGACATAAACTAACGTAAACAGTGACAAAATTCATAGGAAAGCAATATTACTTCTCAGAAACAATTGCGTCCGCGCCGTCAAATTGATCATGTTCATCTTCATTCGATACGGGCAGAATAGAGGTTGTAGGTTCAGGTAAACGTTGTGCAGCTGCTTTGGCAAAGAAGTTCTCTAACGTCCTAACTCCCTTTACTCCGGCTCTCTTTTTTTGACATTCATTgaagtgggctataacaaaaaaaaacgcagTTTTACAGAATGGCCGGATGGGATACCGTGCAGCGTGTTACCTATTCCGATCACGTATGGAAATTCTGACACTATAAACTTATTAAGGGacgtttttaaatttacaatttaagTTCTTAAGGTAACTTAAAAGACTTATTTAGCAAAGCGCACATACCAGCCTGTTGTTGTGTCATGTTGTGTTATCACGAAAATACttacttgttttgaaaaatgataCTTTTCCTGCCGTCTTTCTATCAAGTGGGACGGAGTACGACTTGCAGCAAAGACCGCATTTGAGTTTTGCCTCATTGATGGCTGTCGAACCTTTAAGTTTCCCAAGCTCTGaaacaaattataaaaaaatatatagaagGAGCCGTATATGGCCTTTTTCGTAAAATCATACGTACATAACTCCGATATGCCTTTTTACATTTAGCTGTAAGACATTTTTGTAAAAACGGGCTTTAATATTGTTATAATTTTAAGATATTGTACCTGCATTTAGCGCACGTAGCTCACTCTGTTGACCATCGCTTCGGACAGCCATTGCATCATCTTCTTTAAGTTTCTTTATAAGAAGTCTGTCATCTTTTGCGTCTTGTCGTGATTTCGTTTTAGTTGATCCATCCTTTGCGTTTTGAGGTTTGCTTTTTTTGACAGACTTGACATGGTCATCTTGTTGTTTTATCACCACGACAGGGTTCTTCCCCCATTGAATGACAGACTGTACCACATGAACTGAAAAAAGATTATTGAATTATAGTCTAAATTGTATGAGTTATTAAAGGTGACCCGCGTTTTTCATCCTGGTCAATAAAAATTGTGTCAGCTTGCATTCACGGCGCCTATCGCTATTGTTCTTTGATCGGGCACTGAGCGTTTAAAATTACACCGGCACATTTTGCTGCATCAATTTCCTGGACGTTTtgtttaccttgtatttcaTCGGTATTTTGCAGCACCTAATAACTTAGCGCATTAAAATTGCTGTAAGACAAGGCTTTTCACAGAATTCAATACAGAAATTAGAAAACTACAGAGCCCAGTCAGTTCTTGACTGGCGATTACGTAAGTATGACCATGTGCCTGCTAGCAGCAATCTCTAAATACCATCTTAAATATAGtcctttttattcaaattaCGGACTTCTTACAGTTGAGCTCGCTTTCCCCCTCTGAGCCTAGCAAGAAAGGCAATTCCAGATCCAGCTGCTGTTGTGTGGTTATGCCCAAATTCTCCGCCGTTTTGCCATTGCTTTTCACCAGGCGCTATAATTTTAATTCATAGAACCCAAGCCGAATTTTTGTGCTTGCTCGTTTATCCCAAGAAACTCGATAACATTTTTTCTGAATGAAGAAAGTAATTTGTGTTCTTCCGTGACTTTTACTCTGGTCTTGTATCGTTCTACAGGCTTTTCTTCCCCACTGCGATAAAAACTTAATATTGCTTTCACTACAGCCATCGCAACCAGTCCGGCCTTTCGGCATGAAGGTCGTAAAGGAAGGTCGCGAGCTGTCAAAACGTCTGTCAACTCGCGCCACGACATAAATTGTGTAGACACTTCCGACACTTCCGGTTTCGATCGGCTTTTCTCGCTGCCAGAGCACAAAAACGCATAACGCATCAGACTCATAAAAAGATCTTGAGGCCTTCACGGTTGTGGTTAGATTTTTTTtacggttaatttttttaattttttttacggctaacggctaaaattctctcatttttacGCCTAACGGCTAAATTTTTGGCCGTTTTACGTctaacggttaaccccattgagaccctcttgtAAACAAAGTAAGACTGTGCACTGGCCGGGGGCTGACCAAATTGAGAGTAGCAAAGTCACACTGTACTGACCAAATTGCTTGTTGGAGAGATTGGATGGCTTGAAACCAGAAAACGAGGGCCCTGCTTTTTGCTAACTGGCAATTTTTTTCCAGACAATGTAGATGTGCTATGCTTTGCAACATTGCAAGCAAAATTGTATGCAACAATTAAATTGGTGAACACACGGCTTTCAAATTAAGCGATAGCATGCAACGTTGCACCATTTCTCAGGGCCTTTAGTTTTTCATTAGAGCTCTCAAGGCACGGTATTGTGCTTTTCTGCTTACATGGACAGCACATAAAATGAATTTCTTCGTCactaaatgaaataaatttgtaCTGCATTGTGTGGGTTTTGAGCAATACTTTCCAGAATTACACATTATGTTTAAATATGTTTTAGccaaggaaaagagaaaaacaattcatttctttttcctttttcatgaaGCATACAGTTACTTTTTCTTACATTTTCTCTTCTTTGCCTCTTGTCTAACTTTGTCATTCAAGCGCTGTTTAGCTTTTAGAActtcctcttcgtcttcgtttccagaaatgagaccaagCGCCACTGACCTCGGATCACTTTTCACTCTTTTCCAGAGGATCTCCCTCTTCACAGTGTTATTGGCCACCATGTCTTCCGATCAATTAAGGAGAAAACGAGTCTGCTCGTCTGTAAACGTTCGCCAAACGCAAGAGGATTCACCCAAATTGGAAACAGCCAATGATTCAGAAGGAGTATTTACGTCACAGCTTTCAAGGAACTCCATCACCTTCCCTGTGCTTGTACATTGCCCGGTGGGTAGATCTATGCTCAACCGTCTAAGCTTAATAACGACTGCCTTTACTGTATGGGTCGTGGATAAGTTTGCTCCATTTAGCTTTTTTCATACTGCTCCCTCCTCGATGACCCCCGTTTCTAGTTCAGTTTTGAACATCTTCAATTCTTCAGGTTCTTTATCACTCCACGAGACAGGTGTGGACACATTTTCCTTTGTATCCGTAAGATCTTGCTTGGTCTTCAGAGAGACGAGGTTTTTTACTGCCCGTCTCCCCAAGTCCGTTTGGCTGACTTTATCATGAACACGATAGTAATTGGCCTTTGTTTGCGGCTTGTGTTGGGCAAGTGCGGGCAAATGATCCTTTTGACCGGGCATGTGTGTTTGCATGCCCGTGGCGAGAGACTTCCTTAATGTGGTCGCGCAGATCCTTCCTTTAACTTGATCGCCTTCCCTTTGAAATGTTCTAAATACGGAATATGAAACCTGGGATGACGTGAGTGAAAGGCCGTTGCTGGAGATGAATACTTGTTGTACTTCAGAATCTGTTGCAACGAGCTGACTTCTAACTGTTCTTATGTACATCTCGATTAGGACATACAAATTATCATAGAGCCAGACAACGGCCGCACCATATACCCCAGCTGTCTTGTGATCTTTAACATCTACTCTATACCTTGCTGGGTCGTCGTCTGTTCCATGGTAGAACACAGCTTCCTTGAATTCACCAGTAGTCATGTTCGCCACAACAACACTTCTACCGCTGTTATCTATCAGGATGCGTGTCATCAGCCAATCTCGAACTTCACAATGGGACTTGTCACTGATTATTTTCTCAGTAATCTTACCACGATTTGTTTCTGTTGAAGTTGCTGCGAGTTGTTTAACTGCATTCACGTGCAAACTTCCGTGGCATACCTTGTGGAGGTTTTCGCTTGACAGGAGTTTTCTGTAATCTTCATCATGCTTTTCCAGTTTCCGTTTCAACACTTTCTTCTTTTGCGCAGACGACCAAGACGTCATGAGGTCGCGGCGTGCATTAAGCAAATCCTTGGTAACATTTGGTAAGGGCACTTCCTCTTGGCTTAGGAACTTGTAAAAAAGGCGCTGGCTCATTAGATACGATCTTACAGTTCCAGGCTGGTACTTCTCCACCACGTACGAGAGCCAGGACCTCAGAAATTTCACTCCATGCATGCCTGAAATTAGCAGCAAATGAAAACTAGGGAGGTCTTCGTGTTCATACTGCTTCGGATTGCTTTCTGTCAGCTTCATCTTACAAGTGCGAATAATACTTTGTACTTGACACTTGTACTGCTGTGCTACCTTTACACTGCGATAGCCTCCATCCACATCAGTAAGGTACTTGTAGAACTCGGCTACCAAATTACTGGTCGCAGCGCCAGGTTCTGCCTGTCGATGTTCCTTAGCCTCTTCGGCATCAGGTTCACAGTCACTAGGCTCCCACCCCTCATATAAAGCATGATCGTTGTCACTTTCGTCACTCATGAAAATATCTTGCAGCATTTCATCGTCACTGTCTTCTTCTTGGAAGTGTTGTCTTAAATCTTCTATTGACTTATCGTCAGTCTTAAAACATTAACCTTGACTTTCTTGCTGAGCGATGAAATTCTGGATTTGTTTCTTCCAGGGTAACTctgtttgacaatgaaaaattgaTCCAGAGTCACAGTTTTCTCTACCTATAACTTCTACCACACCAATCAACAGATCTTTTCGTTCTTCGGAAAGAATAGAGCTACCCGATGAACACGAATCGTTCGACTCATCTGTTCTAGAACCGCCAGGGATGTAATCAACATCGGAGTCACTATCACTGTCGGTAACAACAATTTCTTCTTGATAGCAGGGGGTTCTCAGAAAGAAATCTTGCGACTGCGAAATTGCACCTCTTCATCGTCAACACTAATTTGGATGGTAGTACCTCCTGATCTCTGTGCTTTTTCTCACACTCGTTTAGTAAGATTATCGTATTCTTTGTTTACTATCAACCTCCATGTTCTCCTCGATTACAGTCCCCGCTCTTTGACTTGCCGCTTGCGGTCCTTGAACTGCTGGATTTCCTTCACTTTCATGCTGTTCACCGCCACTGCTGTATACTTGATGCTTCATcattcttcttcctttttttatcCACTTACTTTCCTCTAATGTAACTCTCTTTTCATCAGTATCCTGGCTCTCTTCATCACTGCTGCTTTCTTGTTTCCTCCTTCGCCTCTCGTGTTTTTCCCTCttgtttttctcctttttatTCTTCACATGCCACTCTAACATCTTTAAGGACACCCTTGGTGCTTTTTTCAAGGCTTTTATGTAGCTTGGTGTACTGGGCCTTAGACCATGTATAGAAGTTTGGAGATGCTTGTGTAGCTGAAATATCGGTGTTCTGTTTCCTTTACAGGGAGAGAGCGGACAGAACTTAACTGTCCCCTTTGTTGTGTTATGCGAATTTAAGGTCACGTGACTTCAAGTAAATTACTGAGAAAATACATGGCGTCTGTGTGTACTACGTAAAGCTTTTTACCTGATATAACGTGGTGTCAGAAGTGTAGATTCCACGcaaccgtaaaaaaaaaagaaaagcagggaAAAGAAGGACGACTAGAGAATTTAGCGGAAATTTTGGATACTGCAAAGAGAAAAGCAGAGAAGCTCGCAAATTTACAGTCTTAGTCAGTCGATAAACAACAACTGTTATGGCGACAAAGATTATTCCTCCGGAAGGATTTGACTTCAAACGACCAGAGGAATGTGAGAAATGGATTAGAAGATTTAACCGCTTTAGAATTGCATCGGAATTACATAAGAAAAGCGAGGAAATACAGGTAAACTCGTTAATATATGCAATGGGACCTTCGGCTGACGATGTGTTGACGACCTTTGAGTTCGACGAAGGAGAAGAAGCCAAGTTTGACGTTGTCAAACTTAAATTTGATCAATATTTCAATGTACGCCGAAATGTCATTAATGAACGAGCTAAATTTAACCAGCGTCGACAGGAAGTCGAAGAATCAGCCGAAGAGTTTATAACGTCTTTGTATTGTTTAGCTGAAAACTGTGCATATGGCGCATTGAAGGAAGAAATGATCCGCGACCGTATCGTTGTGGGAGTGAGAGATGCCAAGTTGAGTGAAAAAATGCAACTTGAGACGGCGTTAACTTTAGCAATGGCAGTTAAAATGATTCGTGAATGTGAATcgataaaaaagaaacaagcagTGGTTCGCACGGACAAAATGCCTCAATCAGTGAATGTTGATGCTGTACAAAccgctaaacaaaagaaatttcgcAAAAAGCAAACATCAAAACAACAGGCGAGTACTGGTCAAAGTCAAAAATCAGCTAAACCTTATTGTCAGAGATGCGGAAAGCCATCCCATGCCAACAGGCTAGACTGCAAAGCTCTCAATGCCGTTTGTCATAAATGTTCTCCCAAGGGACATTTTGCTAATGTTTGCAAGACACTCTTAAATGTTAATGAAGTAGCTGCTGAGAGTGATGAGTCATTTACTGGCCTATTTCTTGGTGCAGTCCATGGATAGAGTGATACACAGAGTAAGCAGTGAAAAGCAGACGTGGTTGTTAATGGCCACAAAGTAAATTTCAAGCTCGATAGTGGAGCTGATGTTTCTGCAATTCCGGAAGTTATTTTCAACCAAATGGCTTCTCCGTTAGCCCTTGTCAAACCAGACA
The Acropora muricata isolate sample 2 chromosome 3, ASM3666990v1, whole genome shotgun sequence genome window above contains:
- the LOC136912444 gene encoding uncharacterized protein — protein: MATKIIPPEGFDFKRPEECEKWIRRFNRFRIASELHKKSEEIQVNSLIYAMGPSADDVLTTFEFDEGEEAKFDVVKLKFDQYFNVRRNVINERAKFNQRRQEVEESAEEFITSLYCLAENCAYGALKEEMIRDRIVVGVRDAKLSEKMQLETALTLAMAVKMIRECESIKKKQAVVRTDKMPQSVNVDAVQTAKQKKFRKKQTSKQQASTGQSQKSAKPYCQRCGKPSHANRLDCKALNAVCHKCSPKGHFANVCKTLLNVNEVAAESDESFTGLFLGAVHG